The following proteins are encoded in a genomic region of Mahella australiensis 50-1 BON:
- a CDS encoding DUF2156 domain-containing protein gives MDFRPLTLESKPLFDKYFIKFPLEISEYTFTNMYMWDHYYNSKYAVVDDYLCIIAYIEKQYVLLPPVGPKDDSLKNVLDAMMNLFQNEGWPFAMCRVPEFMAMQIKQWYPSLNVEMDLDNSDYVYRTKDLIELAGRKYHAKKNFLNRFVKENNFQYVSLTSEYIDGCIDFAEKWLEIKDSNDEGLLHEHDAIKKALSHFDYLGLKGGIILIDRDIEAFSFGEMLTPDTANVHIEKANPNIPGLYVAINQMFCAHEWHDVPYINREQDLGIPGLRKAKQSYHPVRMIYKYAVWQ, from the coding sequence ATGGATTTTAGGCCATTAACATTGGAATCCAAGCCATTATTTGATAAATATTTTATAAAATTTCCATTGGAAATATCCGAATATACTTTCACCAATATGTACATGTGGGACCATTACTATAACTCTAAATATGCTGTAGTAGATGATTATCTGTGTATAATAGCATACATAGAAAAACAATACGTATTGTTACCACCAGTAGGGCCAAAAGATGACAGTTTAAAGAATGTTCTAGATGCCATGATGAATTTATTCCAAAACGAAGGATGGCCTTTCGCGATGTGTAGGGTGCCGGAATTTATGGCTATGCAGATAAAGCAATGGTATCCGAGTTTAAACGTTGAGATGGATTTGGACAACAGCGATTACGTATACAGAACAAAAGATCTGATAGAGCTGGCTGGGCGGAAGTATCATGCAAAAAAGAATTTTCTAAATCGATTTGTCAAAGAGAACAACTTCCAGTATGTTTCCCTTACTTCAGAATACATAGATGGCTGCATAGACTTTGCCGAAAAATGGTTGGAAATAAAAGACAGCAATGACGAGGGCTTACTTCATGAGCATGATGCAATTAAAAAGGCTTTGAGCCACTTCGATTATTTGGGCTTAAAAGGCGGTATTATCCTTATAGATAGGGACATAGAAGCATTTTCATTTGGCGAGATGTTAACACCAGATACCGCCAACGTACATATAGAAAAGGCTAACCCCAATATACCGGGGCTTTATGTCGCTATAAACCAAATGTTCTGCGCTCATGAATGGCACGATGTGCCCTACATAAACCGCGAGCAGGATCTGGGCATTCCTGGGCTGCGTAAAGCAAAACAGTCATATCATCCCGTGCGTATGATATACAAATATGCGGTGTGGCAATAA
- a CDS encoding ammonium transporter — protein sequence MKRIAFITVLLALLLLPALAFAANEPTAASNAVAIDTIWTLLAGFLVFFMQAGFAMVEAGMTRAKNAANIVMKNLMDFAIGTPIYWLVGFGIMFGADAAGLFGTNLFGLSGSADHLGLSIPLPAFLVFQTMFAATAATIVSGAMAERTKFTAYCIYSAVISLIIYPVVGHWIWGGGWLQELGMIDFAGSTVVHSVGGWTALIGSAMVGPRIGKYGKDGSIHAIPGHSITLAALGTFILWFGWFGFNPGSTLSGTNPAIGHIALTTNLAGAMGAVVTMIYTWLRYGKPDVSMTLNGALAGLVGITAGTLAVSPVGAAIIGSLCGLLVVSSVEFFDKKIRIDDPVGAISVHGVCGTFGTIMVGLFATDGGLFYGGGIHLLSVQLLGVGSVFLWTTVMAFILFTVLKHTTGLRVNHEEEIGGLDAGEHDTVAYGDFALKTASPIVNLVNADILE from the coding sequence ATGAAGAGAATTGCATTTATAACGGTATTATTAGCATTACTGCTACTGCCTGCTTTGGCTTTTGCAGCAAATGAACCAACTGCAGCATCCAACGCTGTGGCCATCGACACTATATGGACCCTATTGGCAGGATTTTTGGTGTTCTTCATGCAGGCAGGATTCGCTATGGTGGAAGCCGGCATGACGCGAGCGAAAAATGCAGCTAATATAGTAATGAAAAATCTTATGGACTTCGCTATCGGTACGCCAATATATTGGTTGGTAGGATTCGGCATAATGTTCGGCGCCGATGCTGCCGGGCTCTTCGGTACTAATCTATTTGGTTTATCCGGTAGTGCGGATCATCTCGGCTTATCGATACCGCTACCTGCATTCTTGGTATTCCAGACAATGTTCGCCGCTACCGCCGCCACTATAGTATCGGGGGCCATGGCCGAAAGAACAAAATTTACGGCATACTGTATATATAGCGCAGTAATAAGTCTAATAATATATCCAGTGGTAGGCCATTGGATATGGGGCGGCGGATGGCTTCAAGAGCTTGGAATGATCGATTTCGCAGGTTCTACGGTAGTACACTCGGTAGGCGGTTGGACCGCACTTATAGGTTCCGCAATGGTCGGCCCCCGTATAGGCAAATATGGAAAAGACGGTTCGATACACGCCATACCGGGACATAGTATAACATTGGCGGCTTTGGGCACTTTTATCCTATGGTTCGGCTGGTTTGGATTTAATCCCGGCAGCACATTATCCGGCACCAATCCCGCCATAGGTCATATAGCGCTCACCACAAATCTAGCCGGTGCTATGGGAGCCGTAGTCACCATGATCTATACATGGCTGAGATATGGTAAACCGGACGTAAGCATGACATTAAACGGCGCTCTCGCTGGTTTGGTAGGCATAACCGCAGGTACATTGGCAGTAAGCCCGGTAGGAGCCGCTATTATAGGATCATTGTGCGGTTTGTTGGTAGTATCTTCAGTGGAATTCTTCGATAAGAAGATAAGGATAGATGATCCTGTCGGCGCTATATCTGTCCATGGTGTATGCGGAACTTTCGGTACTATCATGGTAGGCTTATTCGCCACCGATGGTGGATTATTCTATGGAGGAGGCATACACCTTCTATCGGTACAATTGCTCGGCGTAGGCTCTGTATTCCTATGGACTACAGTAATGGCCTTTATATTATTCACCGTATTAAAGCACACCACAGGGCTCAGAGTCAATCACGAAGAAGAAATAGGCGGGTTGGATGCCGGCGAGCACGATACCGTAGCTTATGGGGATTTTGCACTTAAAACGGCTTCACCGATAGTTAACTTAGTTAATGCTGATATATTAGAATGA
- a CDS encoding S1C family serine protease translates to MSDFYNFDYDDDHKDYKQKPSFFTYLVLVLVGILIGVIIMYYIGNPVQNQQAIGSTETNEQSNAASGNASSPIIVSSDNLPILKSDNPIVDISKNVGPAVVGVINKVEVVQRPGGGFFFNPGDFPWGQGGDNEGSDSDQPSTQQQEQGSGSGIIISSDGYIVTNNHVVEGADSVTVLLQGGEEVPAKIVGTDRDSDLAVLKVDKNNLPAATLGDSSKTQTGEIVVAIGNPLGKDLAGTVTMGVISATDRTLTVEGRTMKMLQTDAAINPGNSGGALVDLNGTVIGINTLKEVVAGIDPSYGAISAEGIGFAIPIDEAKPIIEQLVKQGYVSRPGLGITGLEINDIIRRQYANITPDMPYGIGVNEVMPGGPAEKAGIKPGDIIIKLDGTEIKTFDQLQTMIKQHKIGDKVTVTVWRNGKELDFNVQLGDLGKMSQQ, encoded by the coding sequence ATGAGTGATTTTTATAACTTTGATTATGATGACGATCATAAGGATTACAAACAAAAACCGAGTTTTTTTACGTATCTGGTTCTGGTACTGGTAGGTATACTGATAGGAGTTATAATAATGTACTATATTGGTAACCCGGTACAAAACCAGCAGGCGATCGGTTCGACCGAAACTAATGAACAGAGCAATGCTGCATCAGGCAATGCGTCGTCTCCCATTATAGTAAGCAGCGATAATTTGCCAATACTTAAAAGCGACAATCCGATAGTTGATATCTCTAAAAATGTAGGCCCTGCGGTAGTGGGCGTGATAAACAAGGTGGAAGTTGTTCAAAGGCCAGGAGGAGGGTTCTTCTTTAACCCTGGAGATTTCCCATGGGGACAAGGCGGAGATAACGAGGGTAGCGATAGTGATCAGCCATCCACGCAGCAGCAAGAGCAAGGATCGGGATCCGGTATAATAATATCATCTGACGGCTATATCGTCACTAACAATCATGTAGTAGAAGGTGCAGATAGCGTAACAGTGTTGCTGCAGGGTGGTGAAGAAGTACCTGCTAAAATCGTGGGTACCGATCGTGACAGCGATTTGGCAGTTCTTAAAGTTGATAAAAACAACTTACCTGCAGCAACATTAGGTGACTCATCTAAGACGCAAACTGGTGAAATAGTGGTGGCTATAGGTAATCCGTTAGGCAAAGATTTAGCTGGTACTGTTACCATGGGCGTTATTAGTGCTACAGATCGCACATTGACGGTGGAAGGCAGAACAATGAAGATGCTTCAGACCGATGCTGCCATAAATCCCGGTAACAGCGGGGGCGCATTGGTTGACTTAAACGGCACGGTTATAGGTATAAATACCTTAAAAGAAGTAGTAGCCGGCATAGACCCATCCTACGGTGCTATCAGCGCTGAAGGTATAGGATTTGCAATACCGATAGACGAAGCCAAACCCATAATAGAGCAGCTTGTAAAACAAGGCTATGTAAGCCGTCCTGGGCTTGGCATAACCGGTTTGGAAATAAACGATATTATTAGGCGACAGTATGCCAATATAACGCCTGATATGCCATATGGCATAGGCGTGAATGAGGTTATGCCAGGTGGTCCGGCCGAAAAAGCTGGAATAAAACCCGGCGATATTATAATAAAGCTGGACGGTACTGAAATAAAGACGTTTGACCAACTTCAAACCATGATAAAACAGCATAAAATAGGCGACAAAGTAACCGTTACTGTCTGGAGAAACGGCAAAGAATTAGACTTTAACGTACAGCTTGGCGATCTTGGCAAGATGAGCCAGCAATAA
- a CDS encoding response regulator transcription factor, translating into MADNYKILIIDDDKNICQLLNLYFTKEGFEVDIANNGKEGMSHFSNNPPNIVILDIMLPGKDGWDICREIRRMSDIPIIMLTAKSETFDKVLGLELGADDYVVKPFDPKELIARVKAVLRRYNQDNDANNVIVYPNLVIDKNTMLVKYQKKELELPPKEFELLYFLASHPNKVYTREQLLEQVWGFDYYGDSRTVDVHVNRLREKIGSENDPWKISTVWGVGYKFEVK; encoded by the coding sequence ATGGCTGATAATTATAAGATCTTGATTATAGACGATGATAAAAACATATGCCAATTGTTGAACTTATATTTTACCAAAGAGGGATTTGAAGTCGATATAGCCAATAACGGCAAGGAAGGTATGAGTCATTTTTCCAACAATCCTCCCAATATCGTCATATTGGATATAATGTTGCCGGGTAAGGATGGCTGGGATATATGCCGTGAAATCCGAAGGATGAGCGATATACCTATTATAATGCTTACAGCTAAAAGCGAAACTTTCGATAAAGTGCTTGGGCTGGAATTGGGTGCTGATGATTACGTTGTAAAACCATTTGACCCAAAAGAATTAATAGCGCGTGTAAAAGCGGTATTGAGGAGATATAACCAGGATAACGATGCTAATAACGTTATCGTTTACCCAAACCTTGTCATAGATAAAAATACTATGCTGGTTAAATATCAAAAGAAAGAGCTGGAATTGCCTCCAAAGGAATTTGAGCTGCTCTACTTTTTAGCTAGCCATCCCAACAAAGTATATACGCGTGAACAACTGCTGGAACAGGTATGGGGATTTGATTATTATGGTGATTCAAGGACGGTGGATGTTCATGTAAATCGCTTGAGGGAAAAGATAGGGAGTGAGAATGACCCATGGAAGATAAGTACTGTATGGGGGGTTGGATATAAATTTGAAGTTAAATAG
- a CDS encoding Gfo/Idh/MocA family protein → MRFAIVGCGVISATHSACIDGIDGAELVAVADIVEEKAQKLAQKYGCDYYVDYHDMLKRDDIDVVNVCVPSGLHHVIAIDAMKAGKHVIVEKPMDVTLPAADAMLETAYKTGMKMSIISQHRFDDAMIEVKNAIDSGRLGKLYFGASHTKWYRSQEYYDSGDWRGTWELDGGGAIMNQSVHYVDLLQYALGPVDEIYAYTGTLAHVRIEVEDLAVASVKFKSGALGMIEGSTLAWPGLSTKLDIYGENGTVGIENDKLAYWNLKDATEEDKHKLSCKQEIKVGAADAAAISASSHARQIMDMMDAIKNNRDPKVNGEEGRKPLAVIVALYESARTGKPVKVS, encoded by the coding sequence ATGCGATTTGCAATAGTAGGATGCGGCGTCATAAGCGCCACGCATTCAGCCTGTATAGACGGCATAGACGGGGCCGAGTTGGTGGCCGTAGCTGATATAGTTGAAGAAAAGGCTCAAAAGCTGGCACAAAAATACGGGTGCGATTATTACGTGGACTATCACGATATGCTTAAACGTGATGATATCGATGTGGTAAATGTATGTGTGCCAAGTGGTTTACACCATGTCATAGCTATTGATGCGATGAAAGCCGGAAAGCACGTTATAGTGGAGAAGCCTATGGATGTAACCTTGCCTGCTGCTGATGCCATGTTAGAAACAGCCTATAAGACCGGTATGAAGATGTCCATTATATCACAGCATCGTTTTGATGATGCCATGATAGAGGTAAAGAATGCCATTGATTCCGGCCGATTGGGCAAATTGTATTTCGGAGCATCCCATACTAAATGGTATAGGAGCCAGGAATATTATGATAGCGGCGATTGGCGTGGTACATGGGAACTGGATGGCGGCGGTGCTATCATGAATCAATCAGTACATTATGTAGATCTTCTTCAATATGCCTTAGGCCCTGTTGATGAGATATATGCCTATACTGGTACGCTCGCCCATGTGCGTATAGAAGTAGAGGATCTGGCCGTGGCCAGTGTTAAGTTTAAGAGCGGTGCTCTTGGCATGATAGAAGGTAGTACGTTGGCATGGCCTGGGCTGTCCACTAAGCTTGATATATACGGCGAGAATGGCACTGTCGGTATAGAGAATGATAAACTCGCCTATTGGAATTTAAAAGATGCTACTGAAGAGGATAAGCATAAGCTAAGCTGCAAACAAGAGATAAAGGTTGGAGCGGCAGATGCTGCAGCTATATCGGCAAGCTCTCATGCCCGTCAGATTATGGATATGATGGATGCGATAAAGAACAATAGGGATCCCAAAGTTAATGGCGAAGAGGGGCGTAAGCCTTTAGCGGTAATAGTGGCATTGTATGAATCGGCCAGAACTGGCAAACCGGTTAAAGTATCATAG
- a CDS encoding sensor histidine kinase gives MKLNSKKTAFGGIRSIFNKLMLAYLIAMLIMLIMMSLLMSNFLRDYYLNQKEQQLLDGGQDINQLAAQYLLGYIDEKYLNFALRTVDKTVNASIWFVDNRGYVWAESGFLDNSWRGVQLTGEDVKKVLSGETITKIGKFDDRFSTPMLTVGMPIKMGRLIMGAVFMHSPLYEINMALESAYRFIWLSLLISASVATILIYWISQRISQPLIEMSDIAKSMSKGDFSQKATVSSKDEVGQLATSFNKMAEALENLEDMRRGFVSSVSHELKSPLTSIRGFVQGILDGTIPTEEQTQYLTIVLEETDRLNKIIKELLELSRMESSQFQLAMSNFDVNELIRRVLLKQEKRIEQKELDVQIDFEQDRCMVEADKDRIEEVLINLIDNAIKFTPEKGRLIVSTRVEGNKVYISVSDSGIGISEEDMPHIWERFYTADKSRASGSTGLGLSIVKRIIEQHRQSIWVKSIPGKGTTFTFTLNHIE, from the coding sequence TTGAAGTTAAATAGTAAAAAAACTGCTTTTGGAGGTATACGGTCTATATTTAACAAGCTCATGCTTGCATATTTAATAGCTATGCTCATTATGCTTATCATGATGAGCTTGTTGATGTCTAATTTTTTGCGCGATTATTACTTAAACCAAAAAGAGCAACAGTTGCTAGACGGAGGTCAGGATATAAACCAATTGGCCGCGCAATACTTGCTTGGCTATATAGATGAAAAATACTTGAATTTCGCATTGCGTACAGTGGATAAAACGGTTAATGCCAGTATATGGTTTGTCGATAATAGAGGATATGTTTGGGCCGAATCAGGTTTTTTGGATAACAGTTGGAGAGGCGTGCAGCTCACAGGCGAGGATGTTAAGAAGGTATTGTCGGGAGAAACCATAACGAAAATCGGCAAATTCGATGATCGCTTTTCAACACCTATGCTGACCGTCGGTATGCCCATAAAGATGGGTAGATTGATAATGGGAGCTGTATTTATGCACTCGCCTTTATATGAGATAAATATGGCGTTGGAAAGTGCTTATCGTTTTATATGGCTGTCTTTATTAATATCCGCTTCTGTAGCTACCATATTGATTTATTGGATCTCTCAGCGCATATCTCAACCGCTAATAGAGATGAGCGATATCGCTAAGTCCATGTCAAAAGGCGATTTTTCACAAAAAGCTACTGTAAGCTCAAAAGATGAAGTGGGTCAGCTAGCGACTAGTTTTAATAAAATGGCTGAGGCTTTGGAGAATTTAGAAGATATGAGACGTGGGTTTGTTAGCAGTGTATCCCACGAATTGAAATCGCCTTTGACCAGCATAAGGGGATTTGTACAGGGCATTCTCGATGGCACTATACCTACGGAAGAACAAACGCAATATCTTACTATAGTCTTAGAAGAAACAGATAGATTAAATAAGATTATAAAGGAACTGTTGGAATTATCCCGCATGGAATCCTCTCAATTTCAATTAGCCATGTCTAATTTTGATGTGAATGAATTGATAAGGCGCGTTCTATTAAAACAAGAGAAGCGTATTGAGCAAAAGGAATTGGATGTTCAAATAGATTTTGAGCAGGATCGCTGTATGGTAGAAGCCGATAAAGATCGTATAGAAGAGGTGCTCATAAATCTCATAGATAATGCTATAAAGTTTACACCAGAGAAGGGACGTTTGATTGTTAGTACGCGTGTAGAAGGGAATAAAGTATATATTTCAGTAAGCGACAGCGGCATAGGCATATCCGAAGAAGACATGCCGCATATCTGGGAAAGGTTCTATACCGCCGACAAATCCAGAGCCTCTGGCAGTACGGGATTAGGGCTTTCCATCGTTAAACGAATTATAGAACAGCATCGCCAAAGCATATGGGTAAAAAGTATTCCTGGGAAGGGCACGACTTTTACCTTTACGCTAAACCATATCGAATAA
- a CDS encoding PRK06851 family protein, whose translation MTSVGNIREMFPGGNTAYGFYSFYDYIIGPEANRIFIIKGGPGVGKSTIMRQIGDEMLQRGYDVEFHHCSSDNDSLDGVVIPAIKIALIDGTAPHVVDPKNPGAVDEIIHLGDYWNEDGIRVYKDAIIGHNRQIKYLFDRAYRYLAAAKSVRDDISVSIESCVDKAKVYHLAYDINQALFKDMPVSDRVGKQRHLFASAITPDGIVDHLDTLIVPQAQRYVLKADIGSGSSFILLDVAKAAEAVGYDVELYHCPLVPDEVEHIIIPALNTAITISCRFEDDATLIYDMNDCVDSDKLNALKDKISKDRVMMDSLMNEAIISIAAAKKVHDEMESYYKSNMNFEDVQQAKNRLLERILKYAAN comes from the coding sequence ATGACATCAGTTGGTAATATAAGGGAGATGTTTCCCGGAGGGAACACCGCTTATGGTTTTTATTCATTTTATGATTATATAATAGGCCCCGAAGCTAACCGTATATTTATAATCAAAGGTGGACCTGGTGTAGGAAAATCCACTATAATGCGTCAAATAGGCGATGAAATGTTGCAAAGAGGGTACGATGTGGAATTTCATCATTGCTCATCGGATAATGATTCCCTGGATGGCGTTGTCATACCGGCTATAAAAATAGCTTTGATAGATGGGACGGCACCGCATGTAGTGGATCCAAAAAATCCCGGAGCGGTGGATGAGATAATACATCTTGGCGATTATTGGAATGAGGATGGCATACGTGTGTACAAAGACGCCATAATAGGGCATAATCGTCAGATCAAGTATTTGTTTGATCGCGCATATAGATACCTGGCAGCAGCAAAGTCTGTAAGGGACGATATATCGGTCAGTATAGAATCGTGCGTCGATAAGGCTAAGGTATACCATTTGGCCTATGATATAAATCAAGCTTTATTTAAAGATATGCCTGTGTCCGATAGAGTTGGCAAACAGAGGCATCTGTTTGCTAGTGCTATAACACCCGACGGCATAGTAGATCATCTCGATACGCTTATCGTACCGCAGGCTCAGCGATACGTGCTCAAGGCGGACATAGGCAGTGGTAGCTCTTTTATATTATTAGATGTAGCAAAAGCTGCGGAGGCTGTAGGATACGATGTAGAATTATACCATTGCCCGCTTGTACCGGATGAAGTAGAGCACATCATTATACCGGCTTTAAATACAGCAATAACGATTTCATGCAGGTTTGAGGATGATGCTACGCTGATCTATGATATGAATGATTGCGTTGATAGCGATAAGCTCAACGCATTGAAAGACAAGATATCTAAAGATCGCGTTATGATGGATTCTCTCATGAATGAAGCTATAATCAGTATAGCGGCGGCCAAGAAAGTCCATGATGAAATGGAGAGCTACTATAAGTCGAATATGAACTTTGAAGATGTGCAACAAGCAAAAAATAGATTGCTCGAGCGTATACTGAAATATGCTGCTAACTAA
- a CDS encoding transposase — MILNSKMLKPGDILINDRGFISRELLNKLKRERQVDVYIPLKKNMEAYEQAVSIAKEQNKWLAHPNKKRKEQEIAFVEGLGYIGGVKSPKKT, encoded by the coding sequence ATGATATTAAACAGCAAAATGCTAAAACCTGGAGATATACTAATAAACGATAGAGGGTTCATATCCAGGGAATTATTGAATAAACTAAAAAGAGAGCGTCAAGTAGATGTTTACATACCGCTTAAGAAGAATATGGAAGCATATGAACAAGCGGTATCAATAGCCAAGGAGCAGAACAAATGGTTAGCTCATCCCAACAAGAAGAGGAAAGAACAGGAAATAGCATTTGTAGAAGGACTTGGGTATATTGGAGGAGTGAAAAGCCCGAAGAAGACGTAG
- a CDS encoding P-II family nitrogen regulator gives MKKIEAIIRPEKLDDVKEALNAYGIFGMTVTQVMGCGRQKGRKEVYRGVELNINLLPKIKIEVAANDQDVDKIIDVVSTAARTGQIGDGKIFVYDIENIIRIRTGDTGENAI, from the coding sequence ATGAAAAAAATAGAAGCCATAATACGTCCCGAAAAATTGGATGATGTAAAAGAAGCTCTGAATGCTTATGGCATATTCGGTATGACTGTCACCCAAGTCATGGGTTGTGGCCGCCAAAAGGGACGTAAAGAGGTATATAGAGGGGTAGAACTCAATATTAATCTTTTGCCTAAAATAAAGATAGAAGTAGCAGCAAACGATCAAGATGTGGATAAAATCATAGATGTGGTATCCACAGCCGCTCGCACTGGTCAAATAGGCGACGGCAAGATTTTCGTATACGATATAGAAAATATTATACGCATACGTACAGGCGATACCGGAGAAAATGCCATCTAA
- a CDS encoding transposase, whose amino-acid sequence MIANGISVRLVFIFIRNRGVEDIFITCTNNLTGFSAAIEAVFPKTKLQNGIIIHQIHNSTRYVSYKDIKALMTDLEAVYEAVDEPSALEVLDVFSEHWDNKYPKISKSWKDNWANLSTYFKYPQEVRRLIYTTNAIEGFNRQLRAATILYKIFNKISNI is encoded by the coding sequence GTGATAGCAAATGGTATATCTGTAAGGCTAGTTTTTATCTTCATTCGCAATCGTGGTGTAGAAGATATCTTCATTACATGCACAAATAACTTAACAGGATTTTCAGCAGCCATAGAAGCGGTATTTCCTAAGACAAAGCTACAAAACGGTATAATAATACATCAGATACACAATTCCACTAGATATGTATCATACAAAGACATAAAAGCACTTATGACTGATTTAGAAGCAGTATATGAGGCAGTAGATGAGCCATCGGCTTTGGAAGTGTTAGATGTATTCTCCGAACACTGGGATAATAAGTATCCTAAGATATCCAAGTCATGGAAGGATAACTGGGCAAACCTGAGCACCTATTTCAAGTATCCACAAGAAGTTAGGCGGCTGATCTATACGACAAATGCCATAGAAGGATTTAACCGGCAGTTGAGAGCGGCAACTATTTTATACAAGATCTTCAATAAAATAAGCAATATCTAA
- a CDS encoding zinc ribbon domain-containing protein, which translates to MFCPHCNTWNDENYNYCYNCGIKLHIGNKVNNSKYGDSIDTAFVSSSNIAKPMKHSSKKKRTGSKKSGVFIGVWICTAVIIVIFSVQMGKMIAASTGRKVNIDNIVNAEQSKSTPASTIKIIEPASGYAEVTDDHYVLKIQVEPNSTVLINSNDFSDLVNADGTLEASVNLPSEGINDIYITVGAPNRSLVRQSVSIKRLPKTIADTAPGEENQTNNRSDQPQSEDEYIRKAWDIPYDQLIKYPRVYQNKIGLFLGEIEDLSVQNGISTFYLKLPSSDKLYIEYQGTLSSLKQGDDIKLYGEVDGTYDTLPRVKARYIYAQ; encoded by the coding sequence GTGTTTTGTCCGCATTGCAATACGTGGAACGATGAGAATTATAACTATTGTTACAATTGTGGCATTAAATTACATATAGGTAATAAAGTGAACAATAGCAAATATGGCGATTCGATCGACACAGCCTTTGTATCTTCCAGCAACATAGCTAAACCTATGAAGCATAGCTCTAAAAAAAAGCGCACCGGCTCTAAGAAATCCGGCGTATTTATCGGAGTTTGGATTTGCACGGCTGTGATAATAGTTATATTTTCGGTTCAAATGGGTAAAATGATAGCCGCCTCAACTGGCCGGAAGGTAAATATAGATAATATTGTCAATGCCGAGCAATCCAAATCTACTCCTGCATCTACCATAAAAATTATAGAACCGGCTAGTGGATATGCAGAGGTCACAGATGACCACTATGTACTGAAGATCCAAGTTGAGCCGAATTCTACCGTGCTTATAAACAGCAATGATTTCTCTGATCTGGTCAATGCCGATGGCACACTTGAAGCCAGCGTTAACCTGCCATCAGAAGGCATAAACGACATATATATAACAGTTGGTGCCCCCAATCGCTCGCTGGTACGGCAGTCTGTGTCTATAAAGCGCTTGCCCAAAACTATTGCAGATACGGCCCCGGGTGAAGAAAATCAAACGAATAATCGGTCCGATCAGCCACAAAGCGAGGATGAATATATAAGAAAGGCATGGGATATACCTTACGATCAGTTAATAAAATATCCCAGGGTTTATCAGAATAAAATAGGGCTTTTTTTAGGTGAAATAGAGGATTTGTCGGTGCAAAATGGTATATCGACTTTTTACCTCAAGCTGCCATCATCCGATAAACTGTATATAGAGTACCAAGGCACGCTTTCATCATTGAAGCAAGGCGATGATATAAAATTATACGGGGAAGTCGATGGCACTTACGATACCCTTCCCCGTGTGAAAGCGCGTTATATTTACGCTCAATGA
- a CDS encoding sugar phosphate isomerase/epimerase family protein, translating to MKAKFILSAFADEISLDLQEEMDVLEQCDIHYIEMRNVGDRCIIDYQDNDISDIKKQLDQRGFRLSAIGSPIGKISIEDDFKPHLDRFKRTMEVAHMLDTPYIRMFSFFIPKGSDPYDYREEVMERWAAFVTAAQDQGLILLHENEKEIYGDIPERCADIIQTMNVPFVKATFDPANFVQCDVETYPHAFNLLKDHIAYMHIKDALYKDHSVVPAGQGDGRVRDVLRELDQAGYEGFLSIEPHLNNSLPGGGPENFKRAYRALMDILNSL from the coding sequence ATGAAGGCCAAATTTATTTTAAGCGCTTTTGCAGATGAAATTTCCCTGGATCTGCAAGAAGAAATGGATGTATTGGAGCAATGCGATATCCATTACATAGAGATGCGCAATGTAGGTGATCGATGTATTATCGATTATCAGGATAATGACATATCGGATATAAAAAAACAATTGGATCAAAGAGGATTTAGGTTATCGGCTATAGGTTCTCCAATAGGTAAGATCTCGATAGAAGATGATTTCAAACCTCATCTCGACAGATTTAAACGCACCATGGAAGTAGCGCATATGTTGGATACGCCCTATATACGCATGTTCTCATTTTTTATTCCCAAAGGCAGTGACCCCTATGATTATAGAGAAGAGGTCATGGAGAGGTGGGCCGCTTTTGTAACGGCAGCGCAAGACCAGGGCTTGATATTGCTCCATGAGAATGAAAAAGAGATATATGGGGATATTCCTGAAAGATGCGCGGACATAATTCAAACCATGAACGTGCCTTTTGTCAAGGCAACGTTTGATCCAGCTAATTTTGTTCAATGCGATGTAGAAACATATCCGCACGCTTTTAATTTATTGAAGGATCATATAGCCTATATGCACATAAAAGATGCGCTGTATAAAGACCATAGCGTAGTGCCTGCGGGCCAAGGCGATGGCAGAGTACGCGATGTACTGCGTGAATTAGACCAAGCCGGATATGAAGGCTTTCTTTCCATAGAGCCGCACTTGAACAACAGTCTGCCCGGAGGAGGCCCGGAAAATTTTAAAAGGGCTTATAGAGCGCTTATGGATATACTTAACAGTTTATAG